In Homalodisca vitripennis isolate AUS2020 unplaced genomic scaffold, UT_GWSS_2.1 ScUCBcl_129;HRSCAF=1308, whole genome shotgun sequence, the following proteins share a genomic window:
- the LOC124370354 gene encoding uncharacterized protein LOC124370354, translating to MSSGPKQSQWKLLAMIVESLVLYAAPVWSKAYSLVKVKRKLNQMQRNMALRVRSGYCTGEVAFIIADVPPLDLLVQERSDPHAGMEKGQARETMLDRWQDRWTNAQKGP from the coding sequence ATGAGTAGTGGGCCCAAACAAAGTCAGTGGAAACTCTTAGCCATGATAGTGGAATCATTAGTCCTGTATGCTGCTCCAGTTTGGTCAAAAGCTTATAGCTTAGTAAAAGTCAAGAGGAAGCTAAACCAGATGCAACGGAATATGGCGCTTCGGGTACGCAGTGGGTACTGTACAGGCGAAGTCGCCTTTATCATTGCTGATGTTCCACCCCTGGATCTGTTAGTGCAGGAGAGGTCAGACCCCCATGCTGGCATGGAGAAGGGACAGGCAAGGGAAACGATGCTTGATCGCTGGCAAGACCGATGGACCAACGCACAGAAAGGGCCCTGA